The following are encoded together in the Glycine max cultivar Williams 82 chromosome 8, Glycine_max_v4.0, whole genome shotgun sequence genome:
- the LOC100813637 gene encoding DNA-3-methyladenine glycosylase I-like: MSKTNVRRHALEKCRSVKETQKILNHSFFTRNLKKVYPIGLQKSTSSLSLSSISLSLSQNSNDSSQADSLTPLDEKISLALRLISPRERREPTIAASNKPLQQQHQQPPHTTEPGELKRCNWITKSCDKAYIEFHDECWGVPAYDDNKLFELLAMSGLLMDYNWTEILKRKETLREVFAGFDANTVAKMKEKEIMEIASNKALSLADSRVMCIVDNAKCVMKIVKECGSFSSYIWGYVNHKPIISRYRYPRNVPLRSPKAEALSKDLVKRGFRFVGPVIVHSFMQAAGLTIDHLVDCYRHSECVSLAERPWRHI, translated from the exons ATGTCTAAAACGAATGTGAGAAGACATGCTCTTGAGAAGTGCAGGAGTGTGAAAGAGACACAGAAAATATTGAACCACAGTTTTTTCACCAGAAACCTCAAGAAAGTGTACCCTATAGGGCTTCAGAAAAGCACTTCATCTTTGTCTCTGTCTTCAATTTCATTGTCTTTGTCACAAAACTCAAATGACTCTTCCCAGGCTGATTCTTTGACTCCACTGGATGAAAAGATTTCGCTGGCATTGCGTTTGATTTCGCCACGGGAAAGAAGAGAACCTACAATAGCTGCTTCTAATAAGCCTCTTCAGCAGCAACACCAACAACCACCACACACTACTGAGCCTGGGGAATTGAAAAGATGTAACTGGATCACAAAGAGCTGTG ATAAGGCGTACATAGAATTTCATGATGAATGCTGGGGAGTTCCTGCTTATGATGACAA CAAATTGTTTGAGTTGCTTGCAATGTCTGGATTGCTCATGGACTACAACTGGACAGAAATTCTAAAAAGAAAGGAGACTCTAAG AGAAGTTTTCGCTGGATTTGATGCTAATACTGTTGCCAAAATGAAGGAAAAGGAAATCATGGAGATTGCATCAAACAAAGCACTTTCTTTAGCCGATAGCAGAGTTATGTGCATAGTAGACAATGCCAAATGCGTAATGAAG ATTGTAAAAGAATGTGGATCATTCAGTAGTTACATATGGGGTTATGTGAATCATAAGCCAATAATAAGCAGATACAGATACCCAAGAAATGTGCCATTGAGGAGTCCAAAGGCAGAGGCACTTAGCAAGGACTTGGTGAAGCGTGGATTTCGGTTCGTGGGTCCAGTGATAGTACACTCTTTTATGCAAGCTGCAGGGTTGACCATTGACCATCTTGTGGATTGTTATAGGCATAGTGAATGTGTGAGCCTAGCAGAAAGACCTTGGAGGCATATCTAA